One genomic window of Salvelinus alpinus chromosome 9, SLU_Salpinus.1, whole genome shotgun sequence includes the following:
- the LOC139584091 gene encoding harmonin-like, which translates to MMSQKGEKKRKKKKVSNTDTLQEQRKNKKEMEFELKLAAEKEEMYEREKQLKISRLVQEVSETEREDLEESEKVQHWVERLCQTRLEQISCVENESPEMSPPRSPASGPMVRRFPGGLQLATTDLDDLNLDEVDQSLRGPLKRLAPTQPSSSQPPPPLPLPPPSPRLNPTIPNFSPASPRPSPQRLPPSPPSTRKPPPSASTAASRGRQPPPPPPPPPPPPPPPPPPPPPPPFSKYPPTSISSHYPPTPISNFPPSSSHYPPTFQSYRPPSSPRPSPQLPPPPAPPSPPPPSQHPEEQLGGGSHGGYHHHPTSPPETRSEWEGGGYMPRGGYYSSNASEMSYPSSPKVASLV; encoded by the exons ATGATGTCtcagaaaggagagaagaagaggaagaagaagaaggtgtCCAATACGGACACCCTGCAGGAACAAAGGAAAAACAAGAAGGAGATGGAGTTTGAGCTCAAGCTGGCTGCAGAGAAAGAGGAGATGTATGAACGAGAGAAGCAGCTGAAGATCAGTAGACTGGTGCAGGAG GTGTCAGAGACAGAGCGGGAGGATCTGGAGGAGTCAGAGAAGGTGCAGCACTGGGTGGAACGTCTCTGTCAGACACGCCTGGAACAGATTTCCTGTGTGGAGAACGAGTCCCCAGAG ATGTCCCCTCCTCGGTCTCCTGCCTCTGGTCCCATGGTGAGGCGTTTCCCCGGGGGTCTCCAGCTGGCCACCACTGACCTTGATGATTTGAACTTGGATGAGGTGGACCAGAGCCTGAGGGGGCCCCTGAAGAGACTGGCCCCCACCCAGCCTTCTTCCTCCCAGCCCCCGccccccctacctctccctccaccctctcccagaCTCAACCCCACCATCCCCAACTTCTCTCCTGCCTCACCACGACCATCGCCCCAACgcctccccccttctcccccctccacccGCAAGCCCCCTCCCTCTGCTTCTACCGCGGCCTCCAGAGGACGccagccccctcctcctcctcctcctccaccacccccacctccacctccacccccacctccccctccacctcctttTTCTAAGTACCCTcctacctccatctcctctcaCTACCCTCCTACCCCAATCTCTaactttcctccctcctcctcacactatCCCCCTACCTTCCAGTCCTACAGGCCCCCGTCctctccccgtccctcccctcagcttccccctcctcctgccccacctTCTCCGCCCCCACCCTCCCAGCATCCTGAGGAGCAGCTGGGGGGAGGGTCCCATGGAGggtaccaccaccaccccaccagtCCCCCAGAGACAAGGAGCGAGTGGGAAGGGGGCGGGTACATGCCGAGGGGCGGTTACTACTCGTCCAACGCCAGTGAAATGTCCTACCCCTCCAGCCCTAAGGTAGCCTCCCTGGTGTGA